Proteins co-encoded in one Acidimicrobiales bacterium genomic window:
- the wecB gene encoding UDP-N-acetylglucosamine 2-epimerase (non-hydrolyzing), with amino-acid sequence MHMVLVAGARPNFMKVAPVLWAAEQRGIEVTLVHSGQHYDHKMSDVFFDDLGIRPPDINLGVGSGTQAEQTAGVMVAFEKVIADRDVDILTVVGDVNSTVACSLVAAKFGVHVAHVEAGLRSRDWGMPEEINRVVTDRLSDFLFAPSPDGVDNLRAEGYREDQIHLVGNVMVDTLLANLDRARERGITSEIGVEPGAYGLVTMHRPSNVDHAEVFGPIVDALNTVAADLPLVFPLHPRTRPMLERFLLHPQIRLIEPAGYLDFIALQAEARLVLTDSGGVQEETTMLGVPCLTLRENTERPITVTDGSNRVVGTDPDMIVAAAAEALAFDGEYSRPELWDGAAAERIIDVLLAEPLADRSRPTDLVPTA; translated from the coding sequence ATGCACATGGTCCTCGTCGCCGGCGCGCGACCCAACTTCATGAAGGTCGCCCCGGTGTTGTGGGCCGCAGAACAGCGCGGCATCGAGGTCACGCTGGTTCACAGCGGTCAGCACTACGACCACAAGATGAGCGACGTCTTCTTCGACGATCTGGGGATTCGGCCCCCCGACATCAATCTCGGCGTCGGCTCGGGCACGCAGGCTGAGCAGACTGCGGGCGTGATGGTCGCGTTCGAGAAGGTCATCGCGGACCGTGACGTCGACATCCTCACCGTGGTCGGCGATGTCAACAGCACCGTTGCCTGCAGCCTTGTGGCTGCAAAGTTCGGCGTCCACGTGGCCCATGTCGAAGCCGGCCTCCGCAGCCGCGACTGGGGGATGCCCGAGGAAATCAATCGGGTCGTCACCGACCGGTTGAGCGACTTCCTCTTCGCGCCATCACCCGACGGTGTGGACAACCTCCGCGCCGAGGGCTACCGGGAGGACCAGATCCATCTCGTCGGCAACGTGATGGTCGACACGTTGCTCGCCAATCTCGACAGGGCCCGCGAGCGCGGAATCACCTCAGAGATCGGGGTCGAGCCCGGGGCCTACGGGCTGGTGACGATGCATCGTCCATCCAACGTCGATCACGCCGAGGTGTTCGGGCCGATCGTCGACGCGCTCAACACGGTGGCGGCCGATCTGCCGTTGGTCTTCCCTCTGCACCCGCGTACCAGGCCGATGCTCGAACGATTCTTGCTCCACCCGCAGATCCGGCTCATCGAGCCGGCCGGCTATCTGGATTTCATCGCGCTCCAAGCTGAAGCTCGACTCGTTCTCACCGACTCGGGCGGCGTGCAGGAGGAAACCACGATGCTCGGCGTTCCCTGCCTCACGCTTCGGGAGAACACGGAACGTCCGATCACCGTCACGGACGGGTCGAACCGCGTCGTGGGCACCGATCCGGACATGATCGTCGCGGCGGCGGCCGAGGCGCTCGCCTTCGACGGCGAGTACTCCCGTCCCGAACTCTGGGACGGAGCGGCGGCTGAACGCATCATCGACGTCTTGCTGGCCGAACCCCTGGCCGATCGCTCACGACCCACCGACCTCGTCCCGACGGCCTGA
- a CDS encoding response regulator transcription factor — MTRDPTSNDELTVLVAGDSDRPDALRVPVGDLVVVGHVPTGNEAVACVLTEIPDVLLLDVRIDDRDARAVCRRVREWAPATRVVAATPRDDERAYTTIVAGAVGVVLLDDTDAHVVQTLHEVVRGEAVLSARAATRLLHDVDAWARRSADPIHPPPTLTPTEREVLARLGEGHRSAEIAADHAVTTHLVNLHAGFAVAKLHRYVHGAEAINRATAGNAGTTRFGGPARPESAS; from the coding sequence ATGACCCGCGACCCGACGAGCAACGACGAGCTGACGGTCCTCGTGGCCGGCGACTCCGACCGTCCCGATGCCCTTCGCGTTCCTGTCGGTGATCTGGTGGTGGTCGGCCACGTCCCCACGGGCAACGAGGCGGTCGCCTGTGTGCTCACCGAGATTCCCGACGTGCTGCTGCTCGATGTTCGCATCGACGACCGGGATGCTCGCGCCGTCTGTCGCCGCGTGCGGGAGTGGGCCCCGGCGACCAGGGTCGTCGCTGCCACCCCCCGCGACGACGAACGGGCCTACACCACCATCGTCGCCGGCGCCGTCGGCGTCGTGCTGCTCGACGACACCGATGCACACGTCGTTCAGACCCTCCACGAGGTCGTCCGGGGCGAAGCGGTGCTCTCGGCACGAGCCGCGACACGGCTGCTGCACGACGTCGACGCCTGGGCCCGGCGATCTGCCGACCCGATCCATCCGCCACCCACGCTCACACCGACCGAGCGCGAGGTGCTGGCTCGCCTCGGCGAGGGACATCGCTCGGCCGAGATCGCCGCCGATCATGCGGTGACCACCCACCTCGTCAACCTCCACGCCGGCTTCGCGGTCGCCAAGCTGCATCGCTACGTGCACGGAGCCGAGGCCATCAACCGAGCGACGGCTGGCAACGCGGGCACCACCAGGTTCGGCGGCCCTGCCCGCCCTGAATCCGCGAGCTGA
- a CDS encoding alpha/beta hydrolase, with protein MNRLARTAARATSRLPKRALRRIAGDPPEIDGNVLDLQMHVFAAAAARQQGDESPTVESIRSAFDDLVSIVAPDPVASVSIHDRTIPGPGGDLPVRIYHPPSTHGAAPALLWFHQGGYVIGGLDTDHSLCATLADRCGAVVISVAYRRAPEHPFPAFVDDGVAAHRWVVEQADGLGIDPGRVAVAGTSAGAMLAAVICQQARVRGSTQPVAQVLVYPWIDITATGGSRDSCAETFPLSRATLDFFAALALPDPSAAHDVRASPGLTEELWGLAPALVVTAGFDPLRDEGRRYAAALAKAGVPVTARTESSLTHSFTLFGGVSREAGAAIDRLADDVATLLGID; from the coding sequence ATGAATCGTCTGGCAAGAACGGCCGCTCGGGCGACGAGCCGACTACCGAAGCGGGCGTTGCGTCGCATCGCCGGTGATCCGCCGGAGATCGACGGCAATGTCCTCGACCTCCAGATGCACGTCTTCGCTGCCGCGGCGGCCCGGCAGCAGGGCGACGAGTCGCCGACGGTCGAATCCATCCGCTCGGCCTTCGACGACCTGGTCTCGATCGTCGCCCCCGATCCGGTGGCGTCGGTGTCGATCCACGACCGGACCATCCCCGGTCCGGGCGGCGACCTCCCGGTGCGCATCTACCATCCGCCGTCCACGCACGGCGCGGCCCCCGCACTGCTCTGGTTCCATCAGGGTGGCTACGTGATCGGCGGGCTCGACACCGATCATTCGCTGTGTGCCACCCTCGCCGATCGGTGTGGGGCGGTGGTGATCTCGGTCGCCTACCGACGTGCGCCCGAACACCCGTTCCCGGCGTTCGTCGACGACGGTGTCGCAGCCCATCGGTGGGTCGTCGAACAGGCGGATGGCCTCGGCATCGATCCCGGCCGTGTGGCGGTGGCGGGCACGTCGGCCGGCGCGATGCTCGCGGCGGTCATCTGCCAGCAGGCACGAGTCCGAGGGTCCACACAACCGGTCGCGCAGGTCCTCGTGTATCCGTGGATCGACATCACCGCCACGGGCGGCAGTCGAGACAGTTGTGCCGAGACGTTCCCGCTGTCGAGGGCCACCCTGGACTTCTTCGCGGCGCTGGCGCTGCCCGATCCGTCGGCGGCCCATGATGTGCGGGCCAGCCCGGGGCTCACCGAGGAGTTGTGGGGGCTGGCCCCGGCCCTGGTGGTCACCGCCGGCTTCGACCCCCTGCGGGATGAAGGGCGTCGGTACGCGGCGGCGTTGGCGAAAGCCGGTGTGCCGGTGACGGCACGCACCGAGTCGTCGTTGACCCACTCCTTCACGTTGTTCGGTGGTGTCAGCAGGGAAGCGGGCGCCGCGATCGATCGGCTGGCCGACGACGTGGCCACCCTGCTCGGTATCGACTGA
- a CDS encoding nucleotide sugar dehydrogenase, whose protein sequence is MNVDLVVVGLGYVGLPLAQEATRSGLTVVGYDVSAEAVDGLNSGTSHIDDLSDADIDEMRAAGFRATTDPTSLAEADAIVICVPTPLSDDGTPDLRAIEGATGDIGRNLTAGTLVVLESTTYPGTTNDIVRPILEELSGLTAGVDFHLAFSPERIDPGNPQFGLRNTPKVVGGYTPADTEVAAAFYGRIVDEVVRTVGTREAEMAKLLENTYRHVNIALMNEMAIFAHELDIDLWSVIDAAKTKPFGFQAFYPGPGVGGHCIPIDPNYLSYAVRSLGYQFRFVELAQDVSSRMPAYVATRAQSLLNEQRLSVNGAKILLLGVTYKADISDERETPARPLAARLLELGADLSFYDPHVSRFIVGEHAVTQATDLAAAMKDADLVILLQAHSAVMDEADFDSATSILDTRGKLRGANVDRL, encoded by the coding sequence ATGAACGTCGATCTAGTTGTGGTGGGCCTCGGCTACGTGGGTCTCCCGTTGGCCCAGGAGGCCACCCGGTCCGGGCTCACGGTCGTGGGCTACGACGTGTCGGCCGAGGCCGTGGACGGTCTCAACAGCGGCACATCACACATCGACGACCTGAGCGACGCCGACATCGACGAGATGCGGGCCGCCGGCTTTCGCGCGACCACCGACCCGACGAGCCTCGCGGAGGCCGACGCGATCGTGATCTGCGTGCCGACGCCGCTGAGCGACGACGGCACCCCCGACCTTCGTGCCATCGAGGGTGCGACGGGCGACATCGGCCGCAACCTCACCGCCGGCACCCTGGTCGTGCTCGAGTCGACCACCTATCCGGGCACCACCAACGACATCGTCCGCCCCATCCTCGAGGAACTCAGCGGGCTCACGGCCGGCGTCGACTTCCACCTGGCCTTCTCACCCGAGCGGATCGACCCGGGCAACCCGCAGTTCGGCCTCCGCAACACGCCAAAGGTGGTCGGTGGCTACACCCCGGCCGACACCGAGGTCGCCGCCGCGTTCTACGGGCGCATCGTCGACGAGGTCGTCCGCACCGTCGGCACCCGTGAGGCCGAGATGGCGAAGCTGCTCGAGAACACCTATCGCCACGTCAACATCGCGCTGATGAACGAGATGGCCATCTTCGCCCACGAGCTCGACATCGACCTCTGGTCGGTCATCGACGCGGCGAAGACCAAGCCGTTCGGTTTCCAGGCCTTCTATCCCGGCCCCGGTGTCGGTGGCCACTGCATCCCGATCGACCCGAACTATCTGTCCTACGCCGTGCGCTCGCTCGGCTACCAGTTCCGCTTCGTCGAGCTGGCCCAGGACGTGTCCTCCCGCATGCCCGCCTATGTGGCGACACGGGCCCAGTCACTGCTGAACGAGCAACGACTGTCGGTCAACGGGGCCAAGATCCTTCTGCTCGGTGTGACCTACAAGGCCGACATCTCCGACGAGCGCGAGACCCCCGCTCGTCCCCTCGCCGCCCGTCTTCTCGAGCTCGGCGCCGACCTCTCGTTCTACGACCCGCACGTGTCCAGGTTCATCGTCGGCGAGCACGCCGTCACCCAGGCGACCGACCTCGCCGCGGCGATGAAGGACGCCGATCTGGTGATCCTGCTCCAGGCCCACAGCGCCGTGATGGACGAGGCCGACTTCGACTCCGCCACGTCGATCCTCGACACCCGCGGAAAGCTCCGCGGCGCCAACGTCGACCGTCTCTGA
- the guaB gene encoding IMP dehydrogenase yields MNDEIFAGAEALTFDDLLVVPGWSEVLPSEVDTTTSLAGIELRVPLMSAAMDTVTEAPLAIAIARAGGLGVLHRNFSIEEQSDEVDRVKRAQAGMISSPISLPPTATLDDAERLMGRHKISGVPICDADGRLVGILTNRDIRFCTTDEYAKPVTEFMTAAPLVTAPVGTELEAAVAILHRHRIEKLPLVDDEGRLAGLITVKDITKRIENPDSTLDADGRLRVAAAIGVSDTAERTEALEAAGVDMLVIDTAHGHTQGVVDAVRTIKKGWPDLPVVGGNVVTREGVEALVEAGADVIKIGVGAGSICTTRIVAGAGMPQMSAINECAKAARELGVPIIADGGVVTSGDIVKAFVAGADCVMLGNLLAGVDEAPGDLELVDGAMWKTYRGMGSAGAMRGRASDRYGTGQAPGKHVAEGVEARVRYAGPMAELIAQVMGGLRSGMGYAGAADLDDLRRRTRLVRITGAGLRESHPHDVAVLRDE; encoded by the coding sequence ATGAACGACGAGATCTTCGCCGGCGCCGAGGCGCTCACCTTCGATGACTTGCTCGTGGTCCCTGGTTGGAGCGAGGTGTTGCCCTCCGAGGTCGACACCACCACCTCTCTGGCCGGGATCGAACTGCGGGTCCCGCTCATGTCCGCCGCGATGGACACGGTGACCGAGGCGCCACTCGCGATCGCCATCGCGCGCGCCGGGGGACTCGGCGTGCTGCACCGCAACTTCTCGATCGAGGAGCAGTCCGACGAGGTGGATCGGGTCAAGCGGGCCCAGGCCGGCATGATCTCGTCGCCGATCAGCCTGCCGCCCACCGCCACCCTCGACGACGCCGAACGACTCATGGGCCGCCACAAGATCAGCGGCGTGCCGATCTGTGATGCCGACGGGCGTCTGGTCGGCATTCTCACCAATCGCGACATCCGGTTCTGCACGACGGACGAATACGCCAAACCGGTCACCGAGTTCATGACGGCGGCACCGCTGGTCACGGCGCCGGTGGGCACCGAGCTCGAGGCGGCGGTGGCGATCCTGCACCGTCACCGCATCGAGAAGCTGCCGTTGGTCGACGACGAGGGGCGACTCGCCGGTCTCATCACGGTGAAGGACATCACCAAGCGAATCGAGAATCCCGACAGCACGCTCGATGCCGACGGTCGGCTCCGGGTGGCCGCGGCCATCGGCGTCTCCGACACCGCGGAGCGCACCGAGGCGCTCGAGGCCGCCGGGGTCGACATGCTCGTGATCGACACCGCCCACGGTCACACCCAGGGTGTGGTCGACGCGGTGCGGACCATCAAGAAGGGCTGGCCCGATCTCCCGGTCGTCGGCGGCAACGTGGTCACCCGGGAAGGTGTCGAGGCGCTGGTCGAGGCGGGCGCCGATGTGATCAAGATCGGGGTGGGGGCGGGCAGCATCTGCACCACCCGCATCGTGGCCGGGGCCGGAATGCCCCAGATGAGCGCCATCAACGAGTGCGCCAAGGCAGCCCGAGAGCTCGGGGTGCCGATCATCGCCGACGGTGGCGTGGTCACCTCGGGCGACATCGTCAAGGCGTTCGTGGCCGGTGCCGACTGCGTCATGCTCGGCAACCTGCTGGCCGGCGTCGACGAGGCCCCCGGCGATCTCGAACTGGTCGACGGCGCGATGTGGAAGACCTATCGCGGCATGGGGTCCGCCGGCGCCATGCGGGGCCGAGCATCCGATCGCTACGGCACGGGTCAGGCGCCGGGCAAGCACGTGGCCGAGGGCGTCGAAGCCCGCGTGCGCTATGCCGGACCGATGGCCGAGCTGATCGCCCAGGTCATGGGCGGGCTCCGTTCGGGCATGGGCTACGCCGGAGCGGCCGATCTCGACGATCTGCGCCGGCGCACCCGCCTGGTGCGCATCACCGGCGCGGGCCTGCGGGAGAGCCACCCCCACGATGTCGCGGTGTTGCGCGACGAGTAA
- a CDS encoding DNA-formamidopyrimidine glycosylase family protein, with product MPEGDTLHNTALRLRPALVGRRLATVSFPRLRGVDRVKAGDLVTRIESRGKYLEIEVDRGLVVRSHLQMTGSWDLYRRGDRWRKPRHLARAVLETDAAAAVCFSAPVVEIGRPGDGRLDHLGPDLCVAPVDIDEILRRVAAWADPRAEIAEVLLEQRLAAGIGNVYKCETLFACGVDPFLPLADVAPAMQRSLYETAAAQLQANLGRGRRATFGDGLAVYGRDRQGCRVCGAGISSRIQGGQGRRTWWCPRCQPSLG from the coding sequence GTGCCCGAGGGCGACACGCTCCACAACACCGCACTGCGGCTACGGCCGGCGTTGGTCGGTCGGCGTCTCGCCACCGTCTCGTTTCCCCGACTTCGGGGCGTCGACCGGGTGAAGGCCGGCGACCTGGTCACGCGGATCGAGAGCCGTGGGAAGTACCTCGAGATCGAGGTCGACCGCGGTCTCGTCGTCCGCTCCCACCTGCAGATGACCGGGAGTTGGGACCTCTATCGGCGCGGCGACCGTTGGCGGAAGCCCCGGCACCTGGCTCGCGCCGTGCTGGAGACCGATGCGGCCGCCGCCGTCTGCTTCTCGGCGCCGGTGGTCGAGATCGGCCGGCCGGGCGACGGGCGGCTCGATCACCTCGGTCCCGACCTGTGTGTGGCACCGGTCGACATCGACGAGATCCTTCGCCGGGTCGCCGCGTGGGCCGACCCGCGAGCCGAGATCGCCGAGGTGTTGCTCGAGCAGCGACTCGCCGCGGGGATCGGCAACGTCTACAAGTGCGAGACGCTGTTCGCCTGCGGCGTCGACCCTTTCCTGCCCTTGGCCGATGTGGCCCCGGCGATGCAACGATCGCTCTACGAGACGGCCGCCGCGCAGCTCCAGGCCAACCTCGGCCGAGGTCGACGGGCGACGTTCGGCGACGGACTGGCCGTCTACGGTCGCGATCGACAGGGGTGTCGCGTGTGCGGTGCGGGTATCAGCTCGCGGATTCAGGGCGGGCAGGGCCGCCGAACCTGGTGGTGCCCGCGTTGCCAGCCGTCGCTCGGTTGA
- a CDS encoding acyltransferase family protein yields the protein MSSTQHTVPRPASAGYRGDIDGLRALSIIAVVLFHAGVSRVAGGYVGVDVFFVISGFLITGLLVREIERSGRVSMREFYARRIRRLLPLSFFTIIATLAGGMWLLPPVARESLVDDARAASLYVANWRYASKATAYSDTEVTDSLLVHFWSLAIEEQFYVLWPLLIIAGLGVARLLKQPTRRVLGVLLGTLGVASFAFSVVITNNEGVGAYYLTHTRLWEMAMGAGMALTMHKLPTLSRWGVEALGVGGLVLIAYAAMTFDESTPFPGSMALLPVVGCVAVLVAGSQGGGSVARVLATAPLRLIGRLSYAWYLVHWPSIGLLLLARERFDWGLGVGATTAFAVAASFGIAFVLHHAIENPVRHAHLLRDRSAPNFAMGAALTVAPLLFGALLISSVDRGDGPVIVASESGAIELVQTPAEALDDDTLASDSCHADIADTTPADGCVFGDTEGERTIVILGDSHARQWVDAIDEIGREEGWRVHAWTKSGCSIIDASIYLDSQERPYRECDEWREAVTDQVAEIGHVDLVVLARAAGYRNQIMNGGDVLAVEESPEHWHQAFSRTAETFTSLADDVVLLADTPWPGFSPPECLSERPADLTECSFPLQPAIRDLALLEVERPIADAFGVRIVDPVPLTCPDDPCAVVTDDGIITYRDSHHLTRTFTMSLLEDISAWLL from the coding sequence ATGTCGTCGACGCAGCACACCGTGCCCAGACCTGCAAGTGCCGGTTACCGCGGCGACATCGATGGTCTGCGGGCACTCTCGATCATCGCCGTCGTGCTCTTTCACGCAGGGGTCTCCCGCGTTGCCGGCGGCTATGTCGGTGTCGATGTCTTCTTCGTGATCTCGGGATTCCTCATCACGGGACTGCTCGTTCGTGAGATCGAGCGCTCCGGGCGCGTCTCGATGCGTGAGTTCTATGCCCGACGAATCCGACGCCTCCTTCCGCTGTCATTCTTCACGATCATCGCGACGCTCGCCGGTGGCATGTGGCTACTTCCACCGGTCGCCCGTGAGAGCCTCGTCGACGACGCGCGGGCTGCCTCGCTCTATGTCGCCAACTGGCGCTATGCCTCAAAGGCCACCGCCTACTCCGACACCGAAGTCACCGACAGCCTGCTCGTCCACTTCTGGTCGCTGGCCATCGAGGAGCAGTTCTACGTTCTCTGGCCCCTGCTGATCATCGCCGGCCTCGGTGTTGCTCGACTTCTGAAGCAACCGACCCGACGGGTACTCGGTGTCCTGCTCGGCACGCTCGGGGTGGCGTCGTTCGCCTTCTCCGTCGTCATCACCAACAACGAAGGCGTGGGGGCCTACTACTTGACCCACACCCGTCTCTGGGAGATGGCCATGGGCGCCGGGATGGCGCTGACGATGCACAAGCTCCCAACCCTTTCGCGGTGGGGAGTCGAGGCACTCGGCGTCGGCGGCCTCGTCCTCATCGCCTATGCCGCGATGACGTTCGACGAGTCGACGCCGTTCCCCGGCTCGATGGCACTGCTCCCGGTCGTCGGGTGTGTGGCCGTCCTCGTTGCAGGATCCCAGGGTGGCGGCTCCGTCGCTCGGGTCTTGGCGACCGCCCCACTCCGACTCATCGGTCGGCTCTCGTACGCGTGGTACCTGGTTCACTGGCCCTCGATCGGCCTTCTCCTCTTGGCGCGCGAACGATTCGACTGGGGGCTCGGAGTCGGGGCCACGACTGCATTCGCCGTGGCCGCTTCGTTCGGGATCGCCTTCGTTCTCCATCACGCGATCGAGAACCCGGTCCGTCACGCCCACCTGCTCCGCGATCGATCAGCGCCGAACTTCGCGATGGGGGCTGCCCTCACCGTGGCGCCCCTGTTGTTCGGTGCCCTGCTCATCTCCAGCGTCGACCGTGGTGATGGCCCCGTGATCGTTGCATCCGAGAGCGGTGCCATCGAACTGGTCCAGACGCCCGCGGAAGCCCTCGACGACGACACTCTGGCGAGCGACAGTTGCCATGCCGACATCGCGGACACGACGCCCGCCGACGGTTGTGTCTTCGGTGACACTGAGGGTGAGCGCACCATCGTGATCCTCGGTGACAGTCACGCGCGACAGTGGGTGGATGCGATCGACGAAATCGGCCGTGAGGAGGGTTGGCGGGTCCATGCCTGGACGAAGTCGGGCTGCTCGATCATCGACGCGTCCATCTATCTCGACTCCCAGGAGCGCCCGTATCGGGAGTGTGACGAATGGCGAGAGGCGGTCACGGATCAGGTAGCTGAGATCGGCCATGTCGACCTCGTCGTCCTCGCCCGCGCGGCCGGCTACCGGAACCAGATCATGAACGGCGGCGACGTCCTTGCGGTCGAGGAGTCACCCGAGCACTGGCATCAGGCGTTCTCTCGCACTGCGGAGACCTTCACATCGCTCGCCGATGACGTCGTGCTGCTCGCTGACACCCCCTGGCCGGGATTCTCTCCCCCCGAGTGCCTCTCGGAACGCCCGGCGGACCTCACCGAATGCTCGTTCCCGCTCCAGCCCGCGATCCGGGATCTGGCGCTCCTCGAGGTCGAGCGACCGATCGCCGACGCGTTCGGGGTCCGCATCGTCGACCCGGTTCCCCTGACGTGTCCCGACGACCCCTGTGCTGTCGTCACCGACGACGGCATCATCACGTACCGCGATTCCCATCACCTGACGCGGACGTTCACGATGTCACTGCTCGAGGACATCAGCGCGTGGCTCCTCTGA